A region of Stigmatopora nigra isolate UIUO_SnigA chromosome 6, RoL_Snig_1.1, whole genome shotgun sequence DNA encodes the following proteins:
- the LOC144198255 gene encoding tensin-4-like — MMPVAGHMSHVIPTHVLRVGQSVRLEPEEEALNQLMLELDPNFGAVAGPTEHPCVTPRAGYGAPSASSRGIPIQSRASGNSLCPSGTLVFSDGGSSSWPARPGAGSPKGNGSTLSLSQGCHRLSYPNRNSAASLLSTSTCSDTSYILGSTLSLASEDVDGSFLPSGDGRGPERPGIWEKPGEEVLSSPEQCLSGSFTDIPMLLINGVPHGDHKESPTLEDKLAPRRFHHQGSEAHSGGTSSSMKFVMDSSKFWFRPHISRAEAEAFVKDREAGTFVVRDSTTYRGSFGLAMKVEPTLAPATSAGGERSRHPVKHFLIESTAKGVRLKGSSEEPYFGSLSALVYQHTVSAFALPCKLLLYSQGSNGDQEDRMRDTFPSEEKKGTASSNFVYLNAVPTETLTGPCAVERAVSFTLRLPSGSFQATIVNLKVSSKGITLTDINRKQFFRRHYPAHLLSYGGNDPDDRRWRKGSTFGARMFGFVAKGVDAGTENVCHVFAEYDSLQPCCAAVQLIRALVDR, encoded by the exons ATGATGCCCGTGGCCGGACACATGTCCCACGTGATCCCCACGCACGTTTTGAGAGTGGGCCAGAGCGTTCGCCTGGAGCCCGAAGAGGAAGCGCTCAACCAGCTCATGCTGGAACTGGATCCCAACTTTGGAGCCGTCGCAGGCCCCACAGAGCATCCCTGCGTGACTCCGCGGGCAG GATACGGCGCCCCGTCCGCCAGCTCCCGCGGAATTCCCATCCAATCCCGGGCCAGCGGCAACAGTTTGTGTCCCTCGGGCACGCTGGTCTTTAGCGACGGCGGCTCGTCCTCCTGGCCAGCGCGGCCCGGCGCGGGTTCCCCGAAAGGCAACGGCTCCACGCTGTCCCTGTCGCAAGGCTGCCATCGCTTATCTTACCCCAACAGGAACAGCGCCGCCTCGCTGCTCTCCACATCCACGTGTTCGGACACCAGCTACATCCTCGGCAG CACCCTGTCTCTGGCCAGCGAAGACGTCGACGGTTCCTTCCTCCCCTCGGGCGACGGACGAGGGCCCGAGCGCCCGGGCATTTGGGAAAAGCCGGGGGAGGAGGTGTTGAGCAGTCCCGAGCAGTGTCTTTCCGGTTCTTTCACGGACATTCCCATGTTGCTGATCAATGGCGTGCCGCACGGGGACCACAAGGAATCTCCCACTTTAGAAGACAAATTAGCGCCGCGGCGCTTTCATCATCAAG GCTCGGAAGCCCATTCGGGCGGCACTTCTTCGTCCATGAAATTTGTCATGGACTCCTCCAAATTTTGGTTTCGCCCGCATATAAGCAGAGCAGAAG CGGAAGCATTTGTCAAGGACCGGGAAGCCGGGACCTTTGTGGTGAGAGACAGCACCACCTACAGGGGAAGTTTTGGCCTGGCCATGAAGGTGGAGCCCACGCTGGCACCGGCCACATCTGCAG GAGGAGAGAGAAGCCGTCACCCTGTCAAACACTTTCTCATCGAATCCACGGCAAAGGGGGTCCGCCTCAAAGGCTCTTCTGAGGAACCCTACTTTG GAAGCCTTTCCGCTCTGGTCTACCAGCACACCGTTTCCGCCTTTGCTTTACCCTGCAAATTACTGCTCTACTCGCAAG GCTCCAATGGAGACCAGGAGGACAGAATGAGAGACACATTTCCCAGCGAGGAAAAGAAGGGAACAG CCAGCAGCAACTTTGTCTACCTGAACGCCGTCCCCACCGAGACGTTGACGGGACCGTGCGCCGTGGAGAGGGCCGTCTCCTTCACCCTGCGACTGCCGTCGGGTTCCTTCCAAGCCACCATCGTCAACCTGAAAGTCTCTTCCAAGGGGATCACGCTGACCGACATCAACAGGAA GCAGTTTTTCAGACGACATTACCCCGCTCACCTGCTAAGCTACGGTGGAAACGATCCGGACGATCGGAG ATGGCGGAAAGGATCTACTTTTGGTGCCAG GATGTTTGGCTTTGTGGCAAAAGGCGTGGACGCGGGAACGGAGAACGTGTGTCACGTCTTTGCCGAATATGACTCTCTGCAGCCGTGCTGCGCCGCCGTCCAACTTATACGGGCCCTCGTGGACAGATGA